The following are encoded in a window of Diorhabda sublineata isolate icDioSubl1.1 chromosome 3, icDioSubl1.1, whole genome shotgun sequence genomic DNA:
- the LOC130442125 gene encoding aldo-keto reductase family 1 member B1-like encodes MKKLPKLSKKVCINTKKVPVTLPKCPPPVLTLNNGIKMPSFGLGTWLAPPGEVGEVVKQAIEVGYRLFDCAWLYSNEKEIGEGLRSKISEGSVYREDLFICTKLWNTFHEQEKVVPACRASLKNFGLDYLDLYLIHFPTAQKGRRVNPKLPFKNAENLDYDYVKTWKGMEECVKLGLTKSIGISNFNSQQVLRVLDNCDITPVINQIEVTPFLPQHKLIKFCKSHFIEIMGYSPLGSPARPWAKPDDKMLSLEDPTLINIGERYKKSGSQVVLRYVFQLGTIPIPKTSNLQRLKHNISIFDFELDHNEMCAINQAFKNGVRVCHAEELKDNIHYPFHLVEE; translated from the coding sequence ATGAAGAAGCTACCGAAACTATCAAAAAAGGTTTGcataaatacgaaaaaagtCCCTGTAACGCTCCCTAAATGTCCTCCGCCAGTTTTAACATTAAACAACGGCATAAAAATGCCTTCCTTCGGTCTCGGTACATGGCTAGCCCCTCCAGGAGAAGTTGGAGAGGTCGTCAAACAAGCCATAGAGGTTGGGTACAGGCTTTTCGATTGTGCTTGGCTTTACAGTAACGAAAAAGAAATAGGCGAGGGTTTAAGAAGTAAAATTTCAGAAGGTTCTGTATACAGAGAAGATTTATTCATTTGTACTAAATTGTGGAATACGTTTCACGAACAAGAGAAAGTAGTACCGGCTTGTAGAGCATCTTTGAAGAATTTCGGGTTGGATTATTTGGATCTctatttgatacattttccaACGGCACAAAAAGGTAGACGTGTAAATCCAAAGTTGCCATTCAAAAACGCCGAGAATTTGGATTACGATTACGTTAAAACTTGGAAAGGTATGGAGGAATGTGTGAAACTAGGATTAACGAAATCTATCGGTATATCCAATTTTAATAGCCAACAGGTATTGAGAGTCTTAGATAATTGTGATATAACACCGGTGATAAATCAGATAGAGGTGACGCCCTTTCTGCCACAACATAAACTTATCAAATTCTGTAAAAGCCACTTTATAGAAATCATGGGATATTCTCCTTTGGGGTCTCCAGCAAGACCTTGGGCCAAACCGGATGATAAAATGTTATCTTTAGAAGATCCTACTCTTATTAATATCGGAGAGAGATATAAGAAATCCGGTTCGCAAGTTGTTCTACGTTATGTATTCCAATTAGGAACAATACCAATTCCCAAAACCTCCAATCTCCAAAGACTTAAAcataatattagtatttttgaCTTTGAGCTTGATCATAATGAAATGTGTGCTATTAATCAGGCATTCAAGAACGGAGTTAGAGTATGTCACGCTGAAGAATTGAAAGACAATATTCATTATCCATTCCATCTAGTAGAagagtga
- the LOC130441777 gene encoding cilia- and flagella-associated protein 251-like has translation MGISLRIDYGPYEAFGVIEHRIQKVRGLLKSLKQLGYDVEVREVSLLNRLEIVMCCRKIFQCDIRNLRFNMEYEDDPVCRKAVAVVEEAANRMKTEMNLSEYATATRESETSELEFNDITEQYEDKGEEDMLKLGKRKIEKESEKRESDEENEEEEEEEEEEQEEGEKPFKIRDTTKRHREIERIESKKLEKFLMERMQSTQKDDFKF, from the exons ATGGGAATTTCTTTAAGAATTGATTATGGTCCATATGAAGCTTTCGGAGTAATCGAACACAGGATACAGAAAGTTCGTGGCTTATTAA AAAGTCTGAAACAATTAGGATACGACGTAGAAGTGCGAGAGGTCAGTCTTCTGAATAGATTAGAAATTGTGATGTGCTGTAGAAAAATCTTTCAATGCGACATTAGAAATCTACGATTCAATATGGAATATGAAGATGATCCGGTGTGCAGAAAGGCAGTTGCCGTAGTTGAAGAAGCAGCAAACAGAATGAAAACGGAAATGAATTTGTCGGAATACGCAACGGCGACAAGAGAATCAGAAACATCTGAATTGGAATTCAATGATATCACTGAACAATATGAGGATAAGGGCGAagaagacatgttgaaattagGTAAAAGAAAGATTGAGAAAGAATCGGAAAAACGAGAAAGCGACGAAGAAAacgaagaggaagaggaagaagaagaagaggaacaAGAAGAGggagaaaaaccatttaaaattcGTGATACTACTAAACGCCATAGAGAAATAGAACGAATAGAGTCGAAAAAATTGGAGAAGTTTCTCATGGAAAGAATGCAGAGTACTCAAAAAGATGACTTCAAATTTTAG